In Malus sylvestris chromosome 16, drMalSylv7.2, whole genome shotgun sequence, the following are encoded in one genomic region:
- the LOC126609033 gene encoding imidazoleglycerol-phosphate dehydratase, chloroplastic-like isoform X3: MELSLSAPPSIPTSSPTPLKRRVTFAVSRPNLTPAPPSHRPSLSSLKPNHLHRLKLKAMDSQRAAPPRASLAENNGSTLTDTPTPINSGARIGEVKRVTKETNVSVKMNLDGTGMAESSTGIPFLDHMLDALLQALGDRKGINRFGDFSAPLDEALIHVSLDLSGRPHLSYDLQIPTERVGTYDTQLVEHFFQSLVNTSGMTLHIRQLAGRNSHHIIEATFKAFARALRQATESDPRRLGAVPSSKGVLSRS, from the exons ATGGAGCTATCACTTTCCGCGCCACCCAGTATTCCAACCTCTTCACCTACGCCGCTAAAACGGCGGGTTACCTTCGCGGTTTCTCGTCCGAATCTCACACCCGCTCCGCCGTCTCACCGGCCATCACTTTCTTCACTAAAACCAAACCACCTCCACCGCTTAAAGCTCAAAGCCATGGACTCTCAGAGAGCAGCTCCGCCGCGCGCCTCCCTGGCCGAAAACAACGGCTCCACTCTCACCGATACCCCAACCCCAATTAACTCAg GGGCTCGAATTGGGGAGGTCAAGAGGGTGACTAAAGAGACCAATGTCTCGGTCAAGATGAACCTGGACGGCACTGGAATGGCTGAATCCAGTACTGGGATTCCGTTTCTTGATCATATGTTGGAT GCTTTGCTTCAAGCACTTGGCGATAGAAAAGGAATCAACAGGTTTGGTGACTTCTCTGCTCCACTTGATGAAGCACTCATACATGTCTCACTG GATTTATCTGGCCGGCCACATTTGAGTTATGATCTTCAGATACCCACCGAGAGGGTTGGCACATATGACACTCAG CTGGTGGAACATTTTTTCCAGTCTTTGGTGAATACTTCTGGTATGACACTCCACATCCGGCAG CTTGCTGGAAGAAATTCTCACCATATTATTGAGGCAACCTTCAAAGCATTTGCAAGGGCTCTCAGACAAGCAACAGAATCTGACCCACGTCGCCTGGGGGCCGTGCCAAG TTCGAAAGGCGTCTTGTCACGCTCTTGA
- the LOC126609033 gene encoding imidazoleglycerol-phosphate dehydratase, chloroplastic-like isoform X2 produces the protein MELSLSAPPSIPTSSPTPLKRRVTFAVSRPNLTPAPPSHRPSLSSLKPNHLHRLKLKAMDSQRAAPPRASLAENNGSTLTDTPTPINSGARIGEVKRVTKETNVSVKMNLDGTGMAESSTGIPFLDHMLDQLASHGLLDVHVKATGDIHIDDHHTNEDVALAIGTALLQALGDRKGINRFGDFSAPLDEALIHVSLDLSGRPHLSYDLQIPTERVGTYDTQLVEHFFQSLVNTSGMTLHIRQFERRLVTLLMLHIPSSMLSRK, from the exons ATGGAGCTATCACTTTCCGCGCCACCCAGTATTCCAACCTCTTCACCTACGCCGCTAAAACGGCGGGTTACCTTCGCGGTTTCTCGTCCGAATCTCACACCCGCTCCGCCGTCTCACCGGCCATCACTTTCTTCACTAAAACCAAACCACCTCCACCGCTTAAAGCTCAAAGCCATGGACTCTCAGAGAGCAGCTCCGCCGCGCGCCTCCCTGGCCGAAAACAACGGCTCCACTCTCACCGATACCCCAACCCCAATTAACTCAg GGGCTCGAATTGGGGAGGTCAAGAGGGTGACTAAAGAGACCAATGTCTCGGTCAAGATGAACCTGGACGGCACTGGAATGGCTGAATCCAGTACTGGGATTCCGTTTCTTGATCATATGTTGGAT CAACTTGCTTCGCATGGGTTGCTGGATGTGCATGTAAAGGCTACTGGTGACATCCACATTGATGATCATCACACAAATGAAGATGTTGCTCTTGCTATTGGAACG GCTTTGCTTCAAGCACTTGGCGATAGAAAAGGAATCAACAGGTTTGGTGACTTCTCTGCTCCACTTGATGAAGCACTCATACATGTCTCACTG GATTTATCTGGCCGGCCACATTTGAGTTATGATCTTCAGATACCCACCGAGAGGGTTGGCACATATGACACTCAG CTGGTGGAACATTTTTTCCAGTCTTTGGTGAATACTTCTGGTATGACACTCCACATCCGGCAG TTCGAAAGGCGTCTTGTCACGCTCTTGATGCTTCATATCCCGTCTTCCATGTTAAGCCGCAAGTAA
- the LOC126609033 gene encoding imidazoleglycerol-phosphate dehydratase 1, chloroplastic-like isoform X1, with the protein MELSLSAPPSIPTSSPTPLKRRVTFAVSRPNLTPAPPSHRPSLSSLKPNHLHRLKLKAMDSQRAAPPRASLAENNGSTLTDTPTPINSGARIGEVKRVTKETNVSVKMNLDGTGMAESSTGIPFLDHMLDQLASHGLLDVHVKATGDIHIDDHHTNEDVALAIGTALLQALGDRKGINRFGDFSAPLDEALIHVSLDLSGRPHLSYDLQIPTERVGTYDTQLVEHFFQSLVNTSGMTLHIRQLAGRNSHHIIEATFKAFARALRQATESDPRRLGAVPSSKGVLSRS; encoded by the exons ATGGAGCTATCACTTTCCGCGCCACCCAGTATTCCAACCTCTTCACCTACGCCGCTAAAACGGCGGGTTACCTTCGCGGTTTCTCGTCCGAATCTCACACCCGCTCCGCCGTCTCACCGGCCATCACTTTCTTCACTAAAACCAAACCACCTCCACCGCTTAAAGCTCAAAGCCATGGACTCTCAGAGAGCAGCTCCGCCGCGCGCCTCCCTGGCCGAAAACAACGGCTCCACTCTCACCGATACCCCAACCCCAATTAACTCAg GGGCTCGAATTGGGGAGGTCAAGAGGGTGACTAAAGAGACCAATGTCTCGGTCAAGATGAACCTGGACGGCACTGGAATGGCTGAATCCAGTACTGGGATTCCGTTTCTTGATCATATGTTGGAT CAACTTGCTTCGCATGGGTTGCTGGATGTGCATGTAAAGGCTACTGGTGACATCCACATTGATGATCATCACACAAATGAAGATGTTGCTCTTGCTATTGGAACG GCTTTGCTTCAAGCACTTGGCGATAGAAAAGGAATCAACAGGTTTGGTGACTTCTCTGCTCCACTTGATGAAGCACTCATACATGTCTCACTG GATTTATCTGGCCGGCCACATTTGAGTTATGATCTTCAGATACCCACCGAGAGGGTTGGCACATATGACACTCAG CTGGTGGAACATTTTTTCCAGTCTTTGGTGAATACTTCTGGTATGACACTCCACATCCGGCAG CTTGCTGGAAGAAATTCTCACCATATTATTGAGGCAACCTTCAAAGCATTTGCAAGGGCTCTCAGACAAGCAACAGAATCTGACCCACGTCGCCTGGGGGCCGTGCCAAG TTCGAAAGGCGTCTTGTCACGCTCTTGA